A section of the Pseudomonas flavescens genome encodes:
- a CDS encoding tripartite tricarboxylate transporter TctB family protein translates to MSQRIFGVVLLLACVALGIVAWGYHAPFSYEPVGPRAYPLLLLILMGLGAIYLLVKKPSGSTSHSDEPPLDKHVIRKVVGCVVILTIYAALFEPLGFVPASLIFGIAMARLYEGTWVASVISGVVLAVGLYLLFDKILDVPLPLGILSSLEI, encoded by the coding sequence ATGTCACAACGCATTTTCGGCGTGGTGCTGCTGCTCGCCTGCGTCGCGCTGGGCATCGTCGCCTGGGGCTATCACGCGCCCTTCTCCTACGAGCCGGTCGGTCCTCGCGCCTACCCGCTGCTGCTGCTGATCCTCATGGGTCTGGGCGCCATCTATCTGCTGGTCAAGAAGCCGTCCGGCAGCACGTCGCACAGCGATGAGCCACCGCTCGACAAGCACGTGATCCGCAAGGTGGTTGGCTGCGTGGTGATCCTCACCATCTACGCCGCGCTGTTCGAGCCGCTGGGCTTCGTGCCGGCCAGCCTGATCTTCGGCATCGCCATGGCCCGCCTGTACGAAGGCACCTGGGTCGCCAGCGTGATTTCCGGTGTGGTGCTGGCGGTCGGCCTGTACCTGCTGTTCGACAAGATTCTCGACGTTCCCCTGCCTCTCGGCATCCTGTCCTCTCTGGAGATCTGA
- a CDS encoding Bug family tripartite tricarboxylate transporter substrate binding protein: MKTTFTRIALTAACMAFAGPLLADEPRRPECIAPAAPGGGFDLTCKLAQSALVESKLLKSPMRVTYMPGGVGAVAYNAVVAQRPADAGTITAFSSGSLLNLAQGKFGRFDENAVKWLAGVGTSYGALAVRKDSPYKTLDDLVKALKDNPGKVVIGSGGTVGSQDWMQTALIARAAGIDPRELRYVAMEGGGELATALLGGHIQVASTDISDSVPHIESGDMRILAVFSEERLPGSVVSSIPTAKEQGFDVVWPVIRGFYLGPKVSEEAYTWWKNAFDQLLASEDFAKLREDRELYPFAMTGEELDGYVKKQVAQYKELAQEFGLIQQ; the protein is encoded by the coding sequence ATGAAAACTACGTTCACCCGTATAGCCCTTACAGCCGCCTGCATGGCCTTCGCCGGCCCCTTGCTGGCCGATGAGCCGCGCCGCCCCGAGTGCATCGCACCGGCGGCGCCTGGCGGTGGCTTCGACCTGACCTGCAAACTGGCGCAAAGCGCCCTGGTGGAAAGCAAGCTGCTGAAGTCGCCGATGCGTGTGACCTACATGCCTGGCGGCGTGGGTGCAGTGGCCTACAACGCAGTGGTTGCTCAGCGCCCTGCCGATGCGGGCACCATCACGGCCTTCTCCAGCGGTTCGCTGCTCAACCTGGCTCAAGGCAAGTTCGGCCGCTTCGACGAAAACGCCGTGAAGTGGCTGGCCGGTGTCGGCACCAGCTACGGCGCCCTGGCGGTACGCAAGGACTCGCCGTACAAGACCCTGGACGACCTGGTCAAGGCGCTCAAGGACAACCCGGGCAAGGTCGTCATCGGTTCCGGCGGCACAGTGGGCAGCCAGGACTGGATGCAAACCGCACTGATCGCCCGCGCAGCCGGCATCGACCCACGCGAGCTGCGCTACGTGGCGATGGAAGGCGGTGGCGAGCTGGCCACCGCATTGCTCGGCGGCCACATTCAGGTTGCCAGTACCGACATCTCCGACTCCGTTCCACACATCGAAAGCGGTGACATGCGCATTCTCGCGGTGTTCTCCGAAGAGCGCCTGCCAGGCAGCGTGGTGTCCAGCATCCCGACGGCCAAAGAGCAGGGCTTTGATGTGGTCTGGCCGGTAATCCGTGGTTTCTACCTCGGCCCGAAGGTCAGCGAAGAAGCCTACACCTGGTGGAAGAACGCCTTCGACCAACTGCTGGCCTCCGAAGACTTCGCCAAGCTGCGTGAAGACCGCGAGCTGTACCCATTCGCCATGACTGGCGAAGAGCTGGACGGCTACGTGAAGAAGCAAGTCGCCCAGTACAAGGAACTGGCCCAGGAATTCGGCCTGATCCAGCAGTAA
- a CDS encoding OprD family porin, translating into MPTAPRQAISSLSLLSLALPTALLAPMAHAAFIEDSSASLTTTNIYLNRDFREGTGQNKREEWGQGFLLDLRSGFTEGTVGVGVDAMGMLGVKLDSGGGRTGTDLLPVQDDGGTPDEFSRLGLTAKVKVSETELRYGSHIPELPVVKASDSRLLPQVFEGGLLTSSELDGLTFTGGRLDKVIDRASTNSEDIVLNSKNGRYAGNITADHLDLAGFDYTFTKGVTGRYYFADLDDIYRQHFFGLQTSHALGGGTLSSDLRLTLSDDSGAAKAGKVDNRALNGMVSYAISGHKFGLGYQDMSGDTGFAYIDGSDPFLVNFVQINDFANADERSWQARYDFDFAKVGIPGLSFMTRYISGDDAKITGSDQTGGEWERNTEIKYVVQSGALKDVYVRLRNASFRSDFARDADENRIIVGYTMPIW; encoded by the coding sequence ATGCCGACCGCCCCCCGTCAGGCTATTTCGTCGTTGAGCCTGCTCAGCCTCGCACTGCCAACCGCCCTGCTCGCCCCCATGGCTCACGCCGCCTTCATCGAAGACAGCTCCGCCAGCCTGACCACTACCAATATCTACCTGAACCGTGATTTCCGCGAAGGCACCGGCCAGAACAAGCGCGAAGAATGGGGTCAGGGTTTCCTGCTCGACCTGCGTTCCGGCTTCACCGAAGGCACCGTCGGTGTCGGTGTCGATGCAATGGGCATGCTCGGCGTCAAGCTGGACTCAGGCGGCGGCCGCACCGGCACCGACCTGCTTCCGGTTCAGGACGACGGCGGCACGCCGGATGAGTTCTCCCGCCTGGGCCTGACCGCCAAGGTCAAGGTCTCCGAAACCGAGCTGCGCTATGGTTCGCACATTCCCGAGCTGCCCGTGGTCAAGGCCAGCGACAGCCGCCTGCTGCCACAGGTGTTCGAAGGTGGCCTGCTCACCTCCTCCGAACTGGACGGCCTGACCTTCACGGGCGGGCGCCTGGACAAGGTCATCGACCGCGCTTCCACCAACTCCGAAGACATCGTGCTCAACAGCAAGAACGGGCGCTATGCAGGCAACATCACGGCCGATCATCTGGATCTGGCCGGTTTCGATTACACCTTCACCAAAGGCGTGACGGGTCGCTACTACTTCGCCGACCTGGACGATATCTATCGCCAGCATTTCTTCGGCCTGCAAACCAGCCACGCGCTGGGCGGCGGTACTCTGTCCTCCGATCTGCGCCTGACGCTGAGCGATGACAGCGGCGCCGCCAAGGCCGGCAAGGTCGACAACCGCGCCCTCAACGGCATGGTCAGCTATGCCATCAGCGGCCACAAGTTCGGCCTGGGCTATCAGGACATGAGCGGCGACACCGGCTTCGCCTACATCGATGGCAGTGACCCGTTCCTGGTCAACTTCGTGCAGATCAACGATTTCGCCAACGCCGACGAGCGCTCCTGGCAGGCGCGCTACGACTTCGACTTCGCCAAGGTCGGCATTCCGGGCCTGAGCTTCATGACCCGCTACATCAGCGGTGACGATGCCAAGATCACTGGCAGCGACCAGACCGGCGGCGAATGGGAGCGCAACACCGAAATCAAGTACGTGGTGCAGAGCGGCGCCCTGAAAGACGTCTATGTACGTCTGCGCAATGCCAGCTTCCGCTCCGATTTCGCCCGGGATGCGGACGAAAATCGAATCATCGTCGGCTACACCATGCCGATTTGGTAA
- a CDS encoding response regulator, which yields MRILLVEDHPQLAASVTQALKSVGWTVDVLHDGVAADLALSSEEYALAILDVGLPRMDGFEVLARLRARGKTVPVLMLTARGEVKDRVHGLNLGADDYLAKPFELSELEARVKALLRRSMLGGEQQLRCGDLVYDLDTRRFTLLEESLNLTSREQAVLEAMISRPGRVMSKEQLASQVFGLDEDASADSIEIYVHRLRKKLEGGSVRIVTFRGLGYLLEATSG from the coding sequence GTGCGAATTCTGCTGGTCGAAGATCATCCGCAATTGGCGGCGAGCGTTACCCAGGCGCTCAAGAGTGTCGGTTGGACAGTGGATGTTCTGCATGATGGCGTGGCCGCGGACTTGGCGCTGAGCAGCGAGGAATACGCCTTGGCGATCCTCGACGTGGGGCTGCCGCGCATGGACGGTTTCGAGGTGCTGGCGCGCCTGCGCGCGCGGGGCAAGACCGTTCCGGTGCTGATGCTCACCGCGCGTGGTGAGGTCAAGGACCGGGTGCACGGCCTCAATCTGGGGGCCGACGATTATCTGGCCAAACCGTTCGAATTGAGCGAGCTGGAGGCGAGGGTCAAGGCCCTGCTGCGACGCAGCATGCTGGGTGGTGAACAGCAGTTGCGCTGCGGTGATCTGGTCTATGACCTGGATACCCGGCGCTTCACGCTGCTCGAGGAGAGCCTCAATCTGACGTCCCGCGAGCAGGCGGTGCTCGAGGCGATGATCTCCCGACCGGGGCGGGTCATGAGCAAGGAGCAGCTGGCCTCGCAGGTCTTCGGTCTGGATGAGGACGCCAGCGCCGATTCCATCGAAATCTACGTTCACCGTCTGCGCAAGAAGCTCGAGGGCGGCTCGGTACGCATCGTCACCTTCCGTGGGCTCGGCTACCTGCTGGAAGCCACGAGTGGATAG
- a CDS encoding sensor histidine kinase: MDRPGSLRGRLIRRLALLFTVILLVSSLTAYWSARHAADTAYDRTLLASARAISDGLYAVEGMLSANVPYIALDTFAYDSAGRIYYQVLGPKGELVSGYEDLPAAPPDTPRTNDYPALAKFYDGDYRGQGVRVVSFLQPVSEPGYSGVAEIRVAETQGARERMTRDLLFGTLWRMGLLSMSALLLVWLAVSAGLRPLESLRRTVAARSSDDLRPLPDGDMPRELRPLVNALNQFNDRLRGLFERQSQFIADASHELRTPLAALKARVELGLRDQQPEVWHATLEDAALNADRLTHLANQLLSLARIESGARAIAEGGALRLDLSQLARELGMALAPLAHSRGVALALEAEQPVWIRGEPTLLNELLCNLVDNAMAYTKAGGNVILRVLESGVLEVEDDGPGIPEEDRERVFERFYRRQAHGLGAGLGLAIVGEICRAHRAAISLHQASPQGLLVRVAFHSEAD, encoded by the coding sequence GTGGATAGGCCAGGCAGCCTGCGTGGCCGGCTTATCCGGCGCCTGGCTCTGTTGTTCACGGTGATTCTGCTGGTCAGTAGCCTGACTGCCTACTGGAGTGCCCGGCACGCCGCCGACACGGCCTATGACCGCACCCTGCTGGCATCTGCCCGGGCGATTTCCGACGGCCTTTATGCCGTGGAAGGGATGTTGAGTGCCAACGTGCCCTACATCGCGCTCGACACCTTCGCTTACGACAGTGCCGGACGTATCTACTATCAGGTGCTAGGTCCCAAGGGGGAGCTGGTGTCGGGCTACGAAGACCTGCCCGCCGCGCCGCCGGATACTCCGCGCACCAATGATTATCCGGCCCTGGCCAAGTTCTATGACGGTGATTACCGCGGCCAGGGCGTGCGTGTGGTGAGCTTCCTGCAGCCGGTGAGCGAGCCGGGCTATAGCGGCGTCGCCGAGATTCGCGTGGCGGAGACCCAGGGTGCCCGGGAGCGCATGACCCGCGATCTGTTGTTCGGCACGTTGTGGCGCATGGGCCTGCTGTCGATGAGTGCGCTGCTGCTGGTCTGGCTTGCCGTGAGTGCCGGCCTGCGCCCGCTGGAAAGCCTGCGCCGTACGGTGGCGGCGCGCAGCAGCGACGATCTGCGCCCGCTGCCCGACGGCGACATGCCCCGTGAACTGCGCCCTCTGGTCAATGCGCTGAACCAGTTCAATGACCGCCTGCGCGGGCTGTTCGAGCGTCAGTCGCAGTTCATTGCCGACGCGTCCCACGAATTGCGAACACCGTTGGCGGCGCTCAAGGCCCGGGTCGAACTTGGCTTGCGTGACCAGCAGCCCGAGGTCTGGCACGCAACGCTGGAAGATGCCGCGCTGAATGCCGATCGCCTGACGCATCTGGCTAACCAGTTACTGTCCCTGGCGCGTATCGAAAGTGGTGCGCGAGCGATCGCCGAGGGTGGCGCGCTGCGTCTGGACCTCAGCCAGCTGGCCCGCGAGCTGGGCATGGCCCTGGCGCCATTGGCTCATTCCCGTGGGGTCGCCCTGGCGCTGGAGGCCGAGCAGCCGGTTTGGATCCGCGGCGAGCCGACGCTGCTCAACGAGTTGCTGTGCAATCTGGTCGACAACGCCATGGCTTACACCAAGGCGGGCGGCAACGTGATCCTGCGCGTACTGGAGTCGGGCGTACTGGAGGTCGAGGATGATGGCCCGGGCATTCCCGAGGAGGATCGGGAGCGGGTGTTCGAACGCTTCTATCGGCGTCAGGCCCATGGGCTGGGTGCTGGCCTCGGGTTAGCCATCGTTGGCGAAATCTGCCGTGCCCATCGTGCCGCCATCAGCTTGCACCAGGCCAGCCCCCAGGGCTTGCTGGTGCGTGTGGCGTTTCACAGCGAGGCGGATTAG
- a CDS encoding HDOD domain-containing protein has protein sequence MSKLAEKVQLDLTRAIDNDELVLPTLPEVALKVREAAEDPNVGIPELSKVIGNDAALTARIIKVVNSPLLRTNREITDLQMAIGRLGINYTCNLATGLAMEQMFQATTDVVDRKMREVWNKSTEIAGICHVLSRHYTRLMPDQATLAGLVHQIGVLPILTYAEEHSELLADSISLNHVIEQIHPIIGDKILRTWEFPEMIACVPGQYLNFSRDSAKVDYVDLVQVATLQSFIGTPHPYTQLDWNRIPAFAKLGIKPDMDLHSDEDLSAAMDAAMAMLQ, from the coding sequence ATGAGCAAACTCGCCGAGAAAGTCCAACTGGATCTCACCAGGGCCATCGACAACGATGAGCTGGTTCTCCCGACCCTGCCCGAGGTCGCCCTGAAAGTTCGCGAGGCAGCGGAAGATCCCAACGTAGGCATCCCGGAGCTGAGCAAGGTCATCGGTAACGACGCGGCCCTGACTGCACGCATCATCAAGGTGGTGAACAGCCCGTTGCTGCGCACCAACCGCGAAATCACCGACCTGCAGATGGCGATCGGCCGTCTCGGCATCAACTACACCTGCAACCTGGCCACCGGCCTGGCGATGGAGCAGATGTTCCAGGCCACCACCGACGTGGTCGACCGCAAGATGCGCGAAGTGTGGAACAAGAGCACCGAGATCGCCGGTATCTGCCACGTACTGAGCCGCCACTACACCCGCTTGATGCCGGATCAGGCGACCCTGGCCGGGCTGGTGCATCAGATTGGCGTGCTGCCGATCCTCACCTACGCCGAAGAGCACAGCGAGCTGCTGGCCGACTCGATCAGCCTCAACCATGTGATCGAGCAGATCCATCCGATCATCGGTGACAAGATCCTGCGCACCTGGGAATTCCCGGAAATGATCGCCTGCGTGCCCGGCCAGTACCTGAATTTCAGCCGCGACAGCGCCAAGGTCGACTATGTGGACCTGGTCCAGGTAGCCACCCTGCAAAGCTTCATCGGTACGCCACACCCCTACACGCAACTGGACTGGAATCGGATTCCGGCTTTCGCCAAATTGGGTATCAAGCCTGACATGGACCTTCATTCGGACGAAGATCTGTCCGCAGCCATGGACGCTGCCATGGCCATGCTGCAGTGA
- the ygfZ gene encoding CAF17-like 4Fe-4S cluster assembly/insertion protein YgfZ, producing the protein MADSAFFCPLTHEGILAVRGPDAGKFLQGQITCNINYLGASGSSLGARCTPKGRMLSSFRIVSVAEGFLLAMDRDLLEAQLADLQKYVVFSKAKLGDESEAWVRFGLSGGEGALQALGLELAAETDSVASTESLLAIRLSDGRAELWTPAEQAEGIRLQLSERLPQGTLNDWLLAQIRAGIGQVTGATRELFIPQMINLQAVGGVSFKKGCYTGQEIVARMQYLGKLKRRLYRLTLNTDQAPQPGAELFSPVHRSSVGEVVLAAPSATGVELLAVLQEDAANDGNIHLGTPEGLPLDLLDLPYTLDSNREIQR; encoded by the coding sequence ATGGCCGATAGCGCTTTCTTCTGCCCACTCACCCATGAAGGCATCCTTGCCGTGCGCGGCCCCGATGCCGGGAAATTCCTGCAGGGCCAGATCACCTGCAACATCAACTATCTGGGTGCCAGCGGCTCGAGCCTGGGCGCTCGCTGCACGCCAAAAGGGCGCATGCTCTCCAGCTTCCGTATCGTCAGCGTGGCCGAAGGCTTCCTGCTGGCCATGGATCGTGACCTGCTGGAGGCGCAACTCGCCGACCTGCAGAAATACGTGGTGTTTTCCAAGGCCAAGCTCGGCGATGAAAGCGAGGCCTGGGTTCGCTTCGGCCTGAGCGGTGGCGAAGGCGCGCTGCAGGCACTGGGCCTGGAGCTCGCTGCGGAAACCGACAGCGTCGCCAGTACCGAGAGCCTGCTGGCCATCCGCCTGAGCGATGGCCGTGCAGAACTCTGGACGCCGGCCGAGCAGGCTGAAGGCATTCGCCTGCAACTGAGTGAGCGACTGCCTCAGGGGACGCTCAACGACTGGCTGCTGGCGCAGATCCGTGCGGGTATCGGCCAGGTGACCGGCGCGACCCGCGAGCTGTTCATCCCGCAGATGATCAACCTGCAGGCAGTCGGCGGCGTCAGCTTCAAGAAGGGCTGCTACACCGGACAGGAAATCGTTGCCCGCATGCAGTACCTCGGCAAGCTCAAGCGGCGCCTCTATCGCCTGACCCTGAACACCGACCAGGCGCCGCAACCAGGCGCCGAACTGTTCTCCCCCGTACACCGCAGCTCGGTTGGCGAAGTGGTGCTGGCTGCGCCCAGCGCAACGGGCGTGGAATTGCTGGCCGTGCTGCAGGAGGATGCGGCCAACGATGGCAATATCCATCTCGGCACACCGGAAGGCCTGCCGCTCGACCTGCTGGACCTGCCGTACACGCTGGACAGCAACCGCGAGATCCAGCGCTGA
- a CDS encoding FAD assembly factor SdhE has protein sequence MVDATELNRLFWHSRRGMLELDVLLVPFVREVYATLNDEDRARYRKLLECEDQDMFGWFMQRGEPEDADLRYIVRMILDRVQPK, from the coding sequence ATGGTCGACGCCACTGAACTCAATCGCCTCTTCTGGCACAGCCGACGCGGGATGCTCGAACTGGACGTGTTGCTGGTGCCCTTCGTGCGCGAGGTGTACGCGACGCTCAACGACGAGGATCGCGCTCGCTACCGCAAGCTGCTCGAGTGCGAGGATCAAGACATGTTCGGCTGGTTCATGCAGCGCGGCGAGCCCGAAGACGCGGATCTGCGCTACATCGTTCGCATGATCCTGGACCGTGTCCAGCCCAAGTAA
- a CDS encoding protein YgfX, with protein sequence MSSPSKRFECHWQPSRRLLEVYLCAQALALLTLLLIDIPLWARISALLLLAAHAAWVLPRHVLLSSPAVFCGLRHDDLGWQARREAGDWLPVTLLPDSVALPWLVIVRFRLPGEYRVRSLCLLADSMPHDAHRRLRVHLKFSRQRWRVAE encoded by the coding sequence GTGTCCAGCCCAAGTAAGCGCTTCGAGTGTCACTGGCAGCCGTCGCGGCGGTTGCTGGAAGTCTACCTATGCGCCCAGGCGCTGGCGCTGCTGACCCTTCTACTGATCGATATCCCGCTCTGGGCGCGAATTTCGGCGCTGCTACTGCTCGCCGCCCACGCCGCCTGGGTTCTGCCGCGGCACGTATTGCTGAGCAGCCCCGCTGTCTTTTGCGGGCTGCGTCATGATGATCTGGGCTGGCAGGCTCGCCGCGAGGCGGGTGACTGGCTGCCTGTCACCTTGCTACCCGACAGTGTCGCGCTGCCGTGGCTGGTGATCGTGCGGTTCCGCCTGCCTGGCGAGTACCGGGTCCGCAGCCTTTGCCTGCTTGCCGACAGCATGCCCCACGACGCCCACCGGCGTTTGCGGGTGCACCTGAAGTTCAGCCGTCAGCGTTGGCGGGTCGCAGAATAG
- the nadB gene encoding L-aspartate oxidase, with protein sequence MSQHFQHDVLVIGSGAAGLTLALTLPEHLSIAVLSKGELANGSTYWAQGGVAAVLDGSDTVDSHVDDTLNAGGGLCREDAVRFTVEHSREAIQWLIDQGVPFTRDDEHDREDGGFEFHLTREGGHSHRRIIHAADATGAAIFNTLLERTRQRSNVELLEQRVAVDLITERKLGREGQRCLGAYVLDRRSGEVDTHHARFVILATGGAAKVYLYTSNPDGACGDGIAMAWRAGCRVGNLEFNQFHPTCLYHPQAKSFLITEALRGEGALLRLPNGERFMPRFDPREELAPRDIVARAIDHEMKRLGVDCVYLDISHKPADFVKSHFPTVHQRCLEFGIDITRQAIPVVPAAHYTCGGVLVDQAGRSDVPGLYAIGETSFTGLHGANRMASNSLLECFVYARSAAADIVANLDQVQMPAELPSWDASQVTDSDEDVIIAHNWDELRRFMWDYVGIVRTTKRLQRAQHRVRLLLDEIDEFYSNYKVSRDLIELRNLAQVAELMILSAMERKESRGLHYTLDYPDLLAQARDTILRPANADG encoded by the coding sequence ATGAGCCAACATTTCCAGCACGACGTCCTGGTCATCGGCAGCGGCGCCGCAGGCCTGACCCTGGCCCTGACGCTCCCCGAACACCTGAGCATCGCCGTACTGAGCAAGGGTGAGCTGGCCAATGGCTCGACGTACTGGGCGCAAGGTGGCGTGGCAGCGGTGCTGGACGGCAGCGACACGGTCGACTCGCATGTAGACGACACCTTGAATGCCGGCGGCGGCCTGTGCCGTGAAGACGCCGTGCGCTTCACCGTCGAGCACAGCCGCGAGGCCATCCAGTGGCTGATCGATCAGGGCGTGCCCTTCACCCGCGACGATGAACACGATCGCGAGGACGGCGGTTTCGAGTTCCACCTGACCCGCGAAGGTGGCCATAGCCATCGACGGATCATCCATGCGGCCGATGCAACCGGCGCTGCGATCTTCAATACCCTGCTCGAACGTACCCGCCAGCGCAGCAATGTCGAGCTGCTCGAGCAGCGCGTCGCCGTGGACCTGATCACCGAACGCAAGCTCGGGCGCGAGGGCCAGCGCTGCCTGGGCGCTTACGTGCTGGACAGACGCAGCGGCGAAGTGGACACCCATCACGCGCGTTTCGTCATTCTTGCCACGGGCGGCGCAGCCAAGGTCTACCTCTACACCAGCAACCCGGACGGCGCCTGCGGTGACGGCATCGCCATGGCTTGGCGCGCCGGCTGCCGGGTCGGCAATCTAGAATTCAACCAGTTCCACCCAACCTGCCTCTATCACCCCCAGGCCAAAAGCTTTCTGATCACCGAGGCACTGCGCGGCGAAGGCGCCCTGCTGCGCCTGCCCAATGGCGAGCGCTTCATGCCGCGCTTCGACCCACGCGAAGAGCTGGCACCGCGAGATATCGTCGCCCGCGCCATCGACCATGAAATGAAGCGCCTGGGCGTCGACTGCGTTTACCTGGACATCAGCCACAAGCCCGCGGACTTCGTCAAAAGCCACTTCCCGACCGTTCATCAGCGCTGCCTGGAGTTCGGTATCGACATCACCCGGCAGGCGATTCCCGTGGTACCTGCGGCGCACTACACCTGCGGCGGCGTGCTCGTCGATCAGGCTGGACGTAGCGATGTGCCTGGACTGTATGCCATTGGTGAAACCAGCTTCACCGGCCTGCACGGGGCCAATCGCATGGCCAGCAACTCCCTGCTCGAATGCTTCGTCTATGCGCGCTCGGCGGCCGCCGACATCGTCGCCAATCTGGATCAGGTGCAGATGCCTGCGGAGCTGCCCTCCTGGGACGCCAGCCAGGTCACCGACTCGGATGAAGACGTGATCATCGCCCACAACTGGGACGAGCTGCGGCGTTTCATGTGGGACTACGTCGGCATCGTGCGGACCACCAAGCGCCTGCAGCGCGCCCAGCATCGCGTGCGCCTGCTGCTCGACGAAATCGACGAGTTCTACAGCAACTACAAGGTCAGTCGGGATCTGATCGAACTGCGCAACCTGGCACAGGTGGCCGAGTTGATGATTCTCTCGGCCATGGAGCGCAAGGAATCTAGAGGCCTGCACTACACGCTGGACTATCCGGACCTGCTGGCGCAGGCGCGGGACACTATTCTGCGACCCGCCAACGCTGACGGCTGA
- the rpoE gene encoding RNA polymerase sigma factor RpoE, translating to MLTQEEDQQLVERVQRGDKRAFDLLVLKYQHKILGLIVRFVHDTHEAQDVAQEAFVKAYRALGNFRGDSAFYTWLYRIAINTAKNHLVSRGRRPPDNDVSAEDAEFYDGDHALKDIESPERALLRDEIEATVHRSIQQLPEDLRTALTLREFDGLSYEDIASVMQCPVGTVRSRIFRAREAIDKSLQPLLQEA from the coding sequence ATGCTAACCCAGGAAGAGGATCAGCAGCTGGTCGAGCGCGTTCAGCGCGGTGACAAGCGAGCGTTTGATCTGTTGGTGCTGAAGTACCAGCACAAGATTCTCGGGTTGATCGTGCGGTTCGTGCACGACACCCATGAAGCTCAGGATGTGGCGCAGGAAGCTTTTGTAAAAGCTTATCGGGCGCTGGGAAACTTTCGCGGTGACAGTGCGTTCTATACATGGCTGTACCGCATCGCCATCAACACGGCGAAGAATCATCTGGTGTCTCGCGGTCGGCGACCACCGGATAACGATGTAAGCGCAGAGGATGCAGAGTTCTACGACGGCGATCATGCCCTCAAGGACATCGAGTCTCCCGAGCGTGCGTTGTTGAGGGATGAAATCGAGGCAACCGTGCATCGGAGCATCCAGCAACTGCCAGAAGATTTACGAACGGCGCTAACGTTACGTGAATTTGATGGTCTGAGTTACGAAGACATTGCGAGCGTCATGCAATGTCCTGTTGGCACCGTGCGTTCGCGAATCTTTCGGGCGCGTGAAGCCATCGACAAGTCCCTGCAACCGCTGTTGCAGGAAGCCTGA
- a CDS encoding sigma-E factor negative regulatory protein — protein MSREALQESLSAVMDNEADELELRRVLGASDDAELRATWSRYQVARAVMHKDLLVPRLDIAAAVSAALENDVTPVMQEDKKVVRGPWRSLGRVAVAATVTVAVLAGVRFYNQDDVAGAQLAQQQTQPSIALPQAQGPAILAGFNTSDEQPSVETVSAEGEGWHEQRLPEYLRQHAQQSAPGATENALPFARSASVEER, from the coding sequence ATGAGTCGTGAAGCCCTGCAGGAATCGCTGTCCGCGGTGATGGATAACGAAGCGGATGAACTTGAACTTCGGCGTGTGCTCGGTGCGAGCGACGATGCCGAGTTGCGTGCTACCTGGTCGCGTTACCAGGTCGCCCGTGCCGTGATGCACAAAGATCTTCTTGTGCCACGTCTGGACATCGCCGCAGCCGTTTCCGCTGCCCTGGAAAACGATGTCACGCCAGTGATGCAGGAAGACAAGAAGGTCGTACGTGGCCCTTGGCGCAGCCTCGGTCGTGTAGCTGTTGCAGCTACCGTAACCGTAGCAGTGCTGGCCGGTGTACGCTTCTACAATCAGGACGATGTTGCAGGAGCCCAGCTGGCTCAGCAGCAGACTCAGCCATCCATAGCTCTGCCGCAGGCTCAAGGGCCGGCGATTCTGGCGGGTTTCAACACTTCGGATGAACAGCCGAGCGTGGAAACCGTCTCTGCAGAAGGCGAAGGCTGGCATGAGCAGCGTCTGCCCGAGTACCTGCGTCAGCATGCTCAGCAGTCCGCTCCTGGCGCTACCGAGAACGCACTGCCGTTCGCCCGGTCCGCGAGTGTAGAAGAGCGTTAA